The region CGGCTCGGCGACGCCATGCATATGGATCGCCGTCATCAGACGCGTCGACATGCCAAGGCTTTCGAGAGCGTCTTGAAGTGCCAAGCCATTGATCACCGTGGCCAACATTCCCATGTAGTGAGCCGTGGCTTCCTGGATCGAGGCGCTTTCGTTCTTGAACTGGCCACCTCGCAAGATATTTCCGCCACCAATCACGACCGCGATCTGACAGCCAAGCTGGGAGGCCTGTTGAACTTGCTGTGAAATGCTCACGACTTCGTCCATGGCAATTCCTCGTTCTCCGGCCCGAGAGAAGCTTTCTCCGGAAAGCTTGAGGATGATTCGCTTGTACTTGGTATTCGATTCGGGAGTATCCGACATGTCTGGGCCGTCCTAGGAGCAATCGTGGCAAGTTTCAGGATTGGGGAGATTTTAACCGAGATTGCCGGCAATGTGCAGGAGAACGCAGCGCATAAAAAAATCCCTCGACGAAATTCGCCGAGGGATTTTATCAATTGCAACTTATGGTCAGCGTGAAAGGACTAGCCTTCTTCCGCTGGGGTCGCGTCGTCGCCGATGACCCAGTGGGTGAAGTTCTTGATCTTCACGCCATTTTCCTGAGCATACTTGCTGACGGTCTGCTTTGGCTCTTTGACGAACGGTTGTTCGAGCAAAGCGACTTGAGCGTAGAAGTTACGCAGTCGACCTTCGACCATCTTGTCGATGATGTTTTCCGGCTTGCTCGAATCTTCGTTCAAAGCGGCTGCTTTGAGGATCGATCGTTCCTTTTCGATCAAAGCAGGGTCGATGTCTTCCTTGCTCAGGACCGAAGGGCTCATCGCGGCGACGTGCATGGCGACGTCTTTGACGGCGTCGGCGTTGTTACCTTCCACTTCGATCAAAACACCGCTAACGGTGCTCGAGTTATGGCTGTAACCACCGGTCGCACCTTCGACGCGGACCATACGGCCGACGTTGAAGACTTCGCGAATGCGGTTGAACATGTCGTCTTTCAAATCGCCCAGGGTCGAACCTTCTTTGATCGTGGAAGGTTGAGCCAGGAGTTCCTCGGCAGTGGTAACGCTTGGAGTTTCGGCGTAAACCTTGGCCAGATCGTCAGCCAAAGCGATGAACTCTTCCAGCTGGGTCACTGGAGCGCTTTCGCACTTGAATTCAACCATGGCACCTTTTTCAGCATCGGTGTAGATGCCGACGCGACCGAATTCGGTAACGCGGTCGGTGCGGTTGAGCATCTTGACTTTGCCGTTTTCGCGAAGCCACAAGATTGCCTTTTCTTCGTCGCCATTCGACTCGGTCAGGGCTTTTTTGCATTCCATCATGGGAAGGCCGGTCTTTTCGCGAAGTGCTTTAACCGCTCCGGCGGTGATTGCCGTCATCGTCTTATCTCCAATGCTCGAAATTGGTCGCTCAGAAAGTTGTGAGAGCTATACGTGAAAAATTCTACCGCTGCGGGTTTCCCTCGGCGAAGACCGATTAGGTTAACATTTGAAGGAGATTGCTCGTTCCTTCGAGGTTCACCGAGGGAGTCCCATCAGGCGAAAACGCCTTACTTGGCAGCTTGTTCCGTTTGCTGGGCAGCGTGGTGCTTGCCGTCGATTGCCGCATCGGCCATCAACTTCAGGAACATTTCGATCGAACGGATACCGTCGTCGTTGCCTGGGATCGGCAGGTCGACTTGATCTGGATCGCAGTCGGTATCGGTCAAAGCCACAGTGGTAATTCCCAGGGACTGGGCTTCCTTGATGGCGTTCTTTTCTTTCTTGGGGTCAACGATGACCAACGCTTCAGGAAGGCGGTTCATCGTTCGCAGACCGTTCAAGTTACGGTACATCTTGCGGTACTCGCGGTTGAGCG is a window of Bremerella sp. TYQ1 DNA encoding:
- the tsf gene encoding translation elongation factor Ts, producing the protein MTAITAGAVKALREKTGLPMMECKKALTESNGDEEKAILWLRENGKVKMLNRTDRVTEFGRVGIYTDAEKGAMVEFKCESAPVTQLEEFIALADDLAKVYAETPSVTTAEELLAQPSTIKEGSTLGDLKDDMFNRIREVFNVGRMVRVEGATGGYSHNSSTVSGVLIEVEGNNADAVKDVAMHVAAMSPSVLSKEDIDPALIEKERSILKAAALNEDSSKPENIIDKMVEGRLRNFYAQVALLEQPFVKEPKQTVSKYAQENGVKIKNFTHWVIGDDATPAEEG